One Verrucomicrobiota bacterium DNA segment encodes these proteins:
- a CDS encoding quinone-dependent dihydroorotate dehydrogenase produces MIYEKILRPIFFRQDPEDIHHRVMRLLELFGPTFLMQSMVAPFARGAGKPVEVFGLNFPNPVGLAAGFDKNAVAIPAWQALGFGFVEIGTVTAKGQPGNERPRLFRIPSEGAVINRMGFNNEGAEQIAQRLHKLHESFNLRIPLGINLGKSKVTPLEEAASDYLFSFTELYGEGDYFVVNVSSPNTPGLRQLQDKEHLSAIFSVLQKKNKELGGKPILVKIAPDLEWSQLDEVLEVVEEQAISGVIATNTTISRNLLVQPDTARARETGGLSGKPLKNRSTAVIRYIVEKTLGKLPVIGAGGVFTADDAKEKLDAGAQLIQVYTGFIYEGPFIARKIIGKL; encoded by the coding sequence GTGATTTACGAGAAAATACTCAGACCGATTTTTTTTAGACAAGATCCGGAGGATATTCATCACCGAGTGATGCGGCTTTTAGAATTGTTTGGCCCTACATTTTTAATGCAGTCTATGGTGGCACCATTTGCCCGGGGGGCGGGGAAACCGGTAGAGGTATTCGGCCTGAATTTTCCTAATCCCGTCGGGCTCGCTGCTGGTTTTGATAAAAACGCAGTTGCGATTCCCGCATGGCAGGCATTGGGGTTTGGGTTTGTGGAGATCGGTACAGTGACTGCCAAGGGACAGCCGGGCAATGAGCGTCCGAGGCTTTTTAGGATTCCTTCAGAGGGTGCTGTGATTAACCGGATGGGATTTAATAATGAGGGTGCTGAGCAAATTGCGCAGCGGCTGCATAAACTGCATGAGAGTTTTAACCTTCGGATTCCACTCGGGATTAACCTTGGGAAAAGTAAGGTAACACCGCTAGAAGAGGCTGCGAGCGATTATCTTTTTTCTTTTACTGAACTTTACGGTGAAGGGGATTATTTTGTGGTCAATGTGAGTTCCCCTAATACACCGGGATTGAGGCAGCTTCAGGACAAGGAACACTTGAGCGCGATATTTTCGGTTCTTCAGAAAAAAAATAAGGAACTCGGAGGAAAACCCATCCTTGTCAAGATCGCCCCTGATCTGGAATGGTCACAGCTTGACGAGGTATTAGAGGTAGTGGAGGAACAGGCCATATCGGGGGTGATCGCTACAAATACGACCATTTCACGCAATTTGCTCGTGCAGCCGGATACGGCAAGGGCACGTGAAACAGGGGGCCTAAGTGGCAAACCGTTAAAAAATAGGTCGACGGCGGTTATCCGTTATATTGTGGAAAAGACACTAGGGAAACTTCCAGTGATTGGGGCGGGAGGTGTTTTTACTGCGGATGATGCGAAGGAAAAACTGGATGCGGGCGCTCAATTGATCCAAGTGTACACAGGGTTTATTTACGAAGGTCCTTTTATCGCCCGTAAAATTATTGGCAAATTATGA
- a CDS encoding aldehyde dehydrogenase family protein, producing MNTQINDDTIARVVQQVLASLGAGAPQATPATPVSSIPVSAGGYGVYPTMEEAIAAADVSFQKLQAAGVEARKKAINVIRKLCVQNAQEWGRIEFEETKIGRLDHKIEKLGICGDLVPGVEFLKHDAFSGDHGLTVIEYTPWGVIGAITPSTHSVPTITGNAINMIAAGNTIVFNCHPSAAKCAAIALRVYNREIEKVTGISDMLSMVEKPTLESFNTMCKSPFVRLLCVTGGPAVVKAAMASGKRAVCAGPGNPPVVVDETANLDQAASAIIQGASYDNNLLCIGEKEVFVVEKVADALIAALKKHGAVQLNAAQIEKLTQEAFVFPEGQGAGCAHPSVNRKLVGADASVLAKIAGLDVPASTQLLFGVTPEDHIFVEEEQMMPFIPIVRVKNFDDAVAAAVRAEHGYKHTAIIHSQNVVNMTKMAQAVDTTLYIKNGPSMTGLGLGGEGFLSFSIATPTGEGVTTPMTFTRSRRCVMVDQLKIY from the coding sequence ATGAACACACAAATTAATGATGATACAATCGCAAGGGTGGTTCAACAGGTGTTGGCAAGTTTGGGAGCTGGTGCTCCACAGGCGACTCCCGCTACGCCGGTCTCCAGTATACCGGTGAGTGCCGGTGGATACGGTGTGTACCCCACGATGGAAGAAGCCATTGCCGCTGCTGATGTTTCTTTTCAAAAGCTCCAGGCCGCCGGGGTCGAAGCCCGTAAAAAAGCGATTAATGTCATCCGTAAACTCTGTGTGCAAAATGCCCAAGAGTGGGGCCGGATTGAGTTCGAAGAAACCAAAATAGGGCGCTTGGATCATAAAATCGAGAAGCTGGGCATTTGTGGTGATTTGGTTCCAGGTGTGGAATTCCTCAAACACGACGCTTTCAGTGGTGATCACGGGTTAACAGTGATCGAATATACGCCATGGGGCGTGATCGGGGCGATTACCCCGTCGACCCACAGTGTTCCTACCATTACGGGCAATGCGATTAATATGATTGCTGCGGGGAACACGATTGTTTTTAACTGTCATCCGAGTGCGGCAAAATGTGCGGCCATTGCCTTGCGTGTTTACAACCGTGAAATCGAAAAGGTCACAGGGATCAGCGATATGTTGTCTATGGTGGAGAAACCAACTCTTGAATCCTTTAATACCATGTGCAAGAGCCCGTTTGTCCGTTTGCTCTGCGTTACAGGCGGCCCTGCGGTAGTCAAAGCAGCCATGGCATCAGGAAAACGTGCCGTTTGTGCCGGTCCGGGAAATCCCCCTGTCGTCGTGGATGAAACCGCAAACCTCGATCAGGCGGCCTCGGCAATCATCCAAGGAGCTTCTTATGATAACAATTTGCTCTGCATCGGCGAAAAGGAAGTTTTTGTGGTGGAGAAAGTAGCCGACGCCTTGATTGCCGCCCTCAAGAAACACGGGGCAGTCCAATTAAATGCAGCCCAAATCGAAAAACTCACCCAAGAAGCTTTTGTATTCCCCGAAGGCCAAGGCGCGGGTTGCGCTCATCCGAGTGTGAATCGCAAGCTCGTGGGAGCCGATGCTTCAGTATTGGCTAAAATTGCAGGGCTAGATGTGCCAGCATCGACACAGTTACTTTTTGGGGTGACCCCTGAAGATCATATCTTTGTGGAAGAAGAGCAGATGATGCCCTTTATCCCGATTGTACGGGTAAAGAATTTTGACGATGCGGTGGCCGCAGCGGTTCGTGCCGAGCATGGTTATAAACACACAGCCATCATTCATTCCCAGAATGTCGTCAATATGACGAAAATGGCTCAAGCCGTAGATACGACACTTTACATCAAGAACGGTCCGAGCATGACAGGTTTGGGTTTGGGAGGTGAAGGTTTTCTGAGCTTTAGTATCGCGACCCCGACGGGAGAAGGAGTCACCACACCGATGACATTCACCCGCAGCCGTCGCTGTGTCATGGTCGATCAACTCAAGATTTATTGA
- the rpmI gene encoding 50S ribosomal protein L35, with amino-acid sequence MARRKTKKSVAKRFKVTGTGKVLRRKSGKRHLLAGKNAKRKSRLSKAALVHKTDVYRIKSNLPFA; translated from the coding sequence ATCGCCAGACGAAAGACAAAGAAATCTGTTGCTAAACGCTTTAAAGTGACAGGAACCGGAAAAGTATTACGCCGTAAAAGCGGCAAACGCCACCTTCTTGCAGGTAAAAATGCAAAAAGGAAAAGCCGCTTGTCCAAAGCAGCACTAGTGCACAAAACTGATGTTTACCGCATCAAATCAAATTTACCTTTCGCTTAA
- the rplT gene encoding 50S ribosomal protein L20, with amino-acid sequence MSRATNAPASRARRKRVIEKAKGFRGRRSKLFRYAKDAIMKGQSWSYRDRKVKKRDFRNLWVVRINAATRAAGITYSRFIEALKVLKIELDRKVLADLAVNDPKAFATIIEQAKSVPAKTAKA; translated from the coding sequence ATGTCAAGAGCCACTAACGCACCCGCCAGCCGGGCCCGTCGTAAACGTGTGATAGAAAAAGCCAAAGGTTTCCGCGGACGTCGCAGTAAACTTTTCCGTTATGCTAAAGACGCCATCATGAAAGGCCAGTCATGGTCTTATCGTGATCGTAAAGTAAAAAAACGGGATTTTCGTAATTTATGGGTCGTCCGTATCAATGCGGCTACCCGTGCCGCAGGGATCACCTACAGCCGTTTTATTGAAGCATTAAAAGTACTGAAGATTGAACTCGATCGCAAGGTTTTGGCTGATTTGGCTGTGAATGACCCTAAGGCTTTCGCTACAATTATTGAACAGGCTAAATCCGTGCCGGCAAAAACGGCAAAAGCATAA
- a CDS encoding class II aldolase/adducin family protein: protein MKLFTEKDAMQFASTGKKEFTVLAGVIVTPGAKDVFSENQIKIIVSAQIAQSGVSVSASSSSDPVQAMFFSEEAERVKKEICEMGRRLWTREYVDGNGGNISYRIGQNQVLCTPTLVSKGFMTPDMICMVDLEGNQIAGSSKRTSEITTHLALYKGNSNAKAVVHAHPVHATAFAIAGIEPPACLIPEYEVFVGRAPLAPYKTPGGKEMAEIIQPLAAEHQSILMGNHGVICWGFGVEDAYWKMEITDAYCRTLLNAMPLKGDSTIPSDEVGKLLELRSKLGMPDPREGLKPVQLCEVDPWEVLRGKTATGSCGCKTGNESAKAAEVEVPEEAVQKITNEIMKAFGGK from the coding sequence ATGAAACTCTTCACAGAAAAAGATGCGATGCAATTTGCCTCCACCGGCAAAAAAGAATTTACTGTTCTAGCGGGGGTTATCGTTACTCCCGGGGCCAAAGATGTTTTTTCTGAAAATCAGATTAAAATTATTGTCTCCGCGCAAATTGCCCAGAGTGGCGTAAGTGTTTCGGCATCTTCGTCTTCTGATCCTGTTCAGGCAATGTTTTTTTCGGAAGAAGCCGAACGCGTCAAAAAAGAGATTTGTGAAATGGGTCGCCGGCTCTGGACTCGTGAATATGTTGACGGGAACGGGGGGAATATTTCTTACCGTATCGGACAGAATCAAGTCCTTTGTACCCCGACATTGGTGAGTAAGGGATTTATGACTCCGGATATGATTTGTATGGTGGATCTGGAAGGGAATCAAATTGCCGGTTCCAGTAAACGCACGAGTGAAATCACGACCCATCTAGCCCTTTATAAGGGGAACTCAAATGCTAAAGCCGTCGTCCATGCCCACCCGGTTCATGCCACAGCTTTCGCCATAGCCGGAATCGAGCCTCCCGCTTGTTTGATTCCCGAATATGAGGTTTTTGTGGGGCGCGCTCCCTTGGCCCCTTATAAGACACCCGGCGGGAAAGAAATGGCCGAGATCATCCAGCCATTGGCGGCCGAACACCAATCAATCCTGATGGGCAACCACGGGGTTATTTGTTGGGGATTTGGGGTGGAAGATGCTTATTGGAAAATGGAAATCACGGATGCTTATTGCCGTACCCTTTTGAATGCCATGCCGTTAAAGGGTGACAGCACGATTCCGAGTGATGAAGTGGGTAAATTGCTTGAACTCCGGAGTAAACTCGGGATGCCAGATCCCCGGGAGGGATTAAAGCCGGTGCAACTCTGTGAAGTTGATCCGTGGGAAGTCTTGCGTGGTAAAACGGCGACAGGCTCTTGCGGGTGCAAGACCGGGAACGAATCGGCCAAAGCAGCAGAAGTGGAAGTGCCAGAAGAAGCGGTTCAAAAAATCACTAATGAGATCATGAAAGCTTTTGGCGGAAAATAA
- a CDS encoding EutN/CcmL family microcompartment protein, translating to MKIARIEGYATAEVKHVSLEGWRLMIAQPLSYDDFNDGAPQLVIDTFGAGIGSKVIISSDGSEARKIVGSELSPARWAVLGVIDDGVNLNA from the coding sequence ATGAAAATCGCACGGATAGAAGGTTATGCAACAGCCGAGGTGAAACATGTTTCACTCGAGGGGTGGCGTCTGATGATTGCACAACCTCTTTCCTATGACGATTTTAATGACGGGGCTCCGCAACTGGTGATTGATACTTTTGGAGCTGGGATCGGATCAAAAGTCATTATTTCCAGTGACGGCTCGGAAGCCCGGAAAATTGTCGGTAGTGAACTCAGTCCTGCCCGTTGGGCGGTGCTGGGGGTAATTGACGACGGAGTGAATTTAAACGCATGA
- a CDS encoding BMC domain-containing protein gives MSQALGMVETKGLVALLEATDEMLKSANVQIVGWEKIGSGNVTAFVKGDVAAVKAAIEAGATAAAAVGEVVAVHVIPRPHDELAGMGKWIGGATAAK, from the coding sequence ATGTCACAAGCTCTAGGTATGGTTGAAACAAAAGGATTGGTCGCATTACTCGAAGCGACCGATGAAATGCTCAAATCCGCCAATGTCCAGATCGTTGGTTGGGAAAAGATCGGCTCAGGAAATGTCACGGCTTTTGTAAAGGGTGATGTCGCTGCTGTTAAAGCCGCTATCGAAGCAGGGGCCACCGCCGCTGCCGCTGTCGGTGAAGTCGTCGCTGTCCATGTCATCCCCCGTCCGCATGATGAACTCGCTGGAATGGGTAAATGGATCGGTGGAGCTACCGCAGCCAAATAA
- a CDS encoding EutN/CcmL family microcompartment protein: protein MRFGTVIGRVVLSRRHESYVGERLLLVAPWKQERFAGEKKATDFAIVVYDELGASQGQTIAISEGREAACPFDPARPVDAYCAGLIDEYFYQGKTYQE, encoded by the coding sequence ATGAGATTTGGAACAGTCATAGGCCGCGTGGTCTTGTCGAGACGGCATGAAAGTTATGTCGGTGAGAGGCTTTTGCTGGTAGCGCCTTGGAAACAGGAGCGTTTTGCTGGTGAGAAGAAAGCGACCGACTTTGCCATTGTTGTTTATGACGAGTTAGGAGCCAGTCAGGGGCAGACGATCGCCATCAGTGAAGGCCGTGAGGCTGCCTGCCCTTTCGACCCGGCTCGGCCTGTGGATGCCTATTGTGCGGGTCTCATCGATGAATATTTTTATCAAGGAAAAACATACCAGGAATAA
- a CDS encoding zinc-dependent peptidase, protein MILKWFKKRKRIALLKEPFPQNWLQILENNVALYSLVSKAEQSHLQSIMRIFISEKNWEGCNGQEINDEIKVTIAGNVSVMLLAMKHDYFSHMASVLVYPSGYQNPAERKARNGVIMEGNSARLGEAWEHGPVVLAWDCVLEQSRDPYPGRNVVVHEFAHQLDFMNGFADGTPLLKSKAQYIEWHAVMKDEYERLVEDSIHGRVTLLDDYAATNPAEFFAVASECFFENPLQMAHKHHKLYDVLKGYYRQDTAMRMSHKRQKEKL, encoded by the coding sequence ATGATTTTAAAATGGTTCAAGAAACGGAAAAGAATTGCCCTCCTAAAAGAACCATTTCCCCAGAATTGGCTGCAGATTCTGGAAAATAATGTCGCGTTATATTCATTGGTCAGTAAGGCAGAACAATCCCATTTGCAGAGTATCATGAGGATTTTTATCTCTGAAAAAAATTGGGAGGGGTGTAATGGACAAGAAATCAATGATGAGATAAAAGTTACGATAGCAGGGAATGTGTCAGTAATGCTTTTGGCAATGAAACATGATTACTTTAGCCATATGGCATCCGTTTTAGTCTATCCCTCCGGGTATCAAAATCCGGCTGAACGAAAAGCAAGAAATGGCGTGATTATGGAAGGTAATAGTGCGCGTTTGGGGGAGGCATGGGAGCATGGGCCTGTCGTCTTAGCATGGGATTGTGTCTTGGAGCAAAGTAGGGATCCTTATCCCGGAAGGAATGTAGTGGTCCATGAATTCGCCCATCAACTTGATTTCATGAATGGTTTTGCGGATGGCACTCCATTGCTTAAATCTAAAGCACAATACATTGAATGGCATGCTGTTATGAAGGATGAGTACGAAAGATTGGTGGAGGACAGTATTCATGGGCGTGTAACTCTCCTTGATGATTATGCTGCGACAAACCCCGCAGAATTTTTTGCGGTTGCTTCCGAATGTTTTTTTGAGAACCCCTTACAAATGGCGCATAAACATCATAAGCTTTACGATGTACTCAAGGGGTATTACAGACAAGATACAGCCATGCGAATGAGCCATAAAAGACAAAAAGAGAAGCTGTAA
- a CDS encoding lactate/malate dehydrogenase family protein, which produces MSLKVGIIGAGGRVGSCAAFALQCGGIVKEIALLDANVATAEGEALDLLHGAAFCGDQKIYSCGYEQMAQCNMIVITAGLRRKPDESRLDLINRNVSLFLQILESLKAARLRDDAYIFVVSNPVDILTQLALQKLGLPESRVIGLGTMLDTSRFCSLIAAELNLPATQVRALILGEHGDSMIPVWSSATVDGISLANFPGMTPQLQTKLFERTKGSGAEVISRKGGAGWAVGVAIKVVVEAIALDRKAILPVSSYMRGEYGIRDICLSVPTIVGRGGAEKRIEVELWPKELNGLQASAKALKDTLAKVKA; this is translated from the coding sequence ATGAGTTTAAAAGTCGGAATCATCGGTGCAGGGGGACGTGTCGGCAGTTGTGCGGCTTTTGCCTTGCAGTGCGGCGGGATTGTTAAAGAAATTGCTCTCTTGGATGCGAATGTGGCGACTGCTGAGGGTGAGGCCTTGGATTTGTTGCATGGGGCGGCATTTTGTGGTGACCAGAAAATATACTCCTGTGGATACGAGCAAATGGCGCAGTGTAATATGATTGTCATTACGGCAGGACTGCGCCGTAAACCGGACGAATCACGCCTCGACCTGATTAACCGGAATGTTTCTCTTTTTCTCCAAATTCTTGAAAGTTTAAAGGCAGCCCGTCTCCGTGATGATGCTTATATTTTTGTGGTCAGTAATCCTGTCGATATCCTGACGCAACTTGCCCTACAAAAACTCGGGCTTCCAGAGTCACGCGTTATTGGTCTGGGGACCATGCTCGATACCTCAAGGTTTTGCTCGTTAATCGCTGCTGAACTCAATCTGCCGGCAACCCAGGTTCGCGCCCTGATCTTGGGTGAACATGGTGACTCCATGATTCCCGTGTGGTCCTCAGCGACTGTAGACGGGATTTCACTCGCAAATTTCCCAGGGATGACGCCTCAGCTCCAGACAAAGCTTTTTGAACGCACTAAAGGCAGTGGAGCCGAGGTGATCAGTCGTAAAGGTGGAGCAGGTTGGGCCGTGGGAGTCGCCATCAAGGTCGTGGTGGAAGCGATTGCCCTTGACCGGAAAGCAATCCTGCCGGTGTCGAGCTACATGCGCGGGGAATACGGGATTCGGGATATTTGTCTGAGTGTACCCACCATCGTCGGTCGAGGCGGGGCTGAAAAGCGGATCGAGGTTGAACTCTGGCCTAAAGAGCTCAATGGACTCCAAGCATCAGCCAAGGCTCTGAAAGACACATTGGCTAAGGTTAAAGCATAG
- a CDS encoding EutN/CcmL family microcompartment protein, with protein MILAKVEGALVATKKNEKMTGQKLLVVRPVTAEGPDAKEFKASSSTIVVTDSLGAGVGELVLVVQGSSARLAAKDKDTPVDAVIIGIVDAVDLHGREIYKNK; from the coding sequence ATGATCCTAGCCAAAGTCGAGGGCGCGCTGGTCGCGACCAAGAAGAATGAAAAAATGACCGGGCAGAAACTGCTCGTCGTGCGTCCTGTCACTGCTGAAGGGCCGGACGCTAAGGAATTCAAAGCTTCATCATCGACAATCGTGGTGACGGATAGCCTCGGGGCCGGCGTGGGTGAGCTCGTGCTTGTTGTGCAAGGAAGCTCCGCCCGTCTGGCCGCCAAGGATAAGGATACACCCGTCGATGCTGTCATTATCGGCATCGTCGACGCGGTCGATCTCCATGGACGTGAAATATACAAGAATAAGTAG
- a CDS encoding BMC domain-containing protein, protein MSQAIGLLETKGYVGLAEATDAMCKAANVEFVKMIQIGGAMVTVVVRGDVGSVKAAVDSGREVVQRIGTLVASHVIANPHPDLLKVYIA, encoded by the coding sequence ATGAGTCAAGCAATCGGACTACTCGAAACTAAAGGTTACGTCGGCCTCGCCGAGGCGACAGACGCCATGTGTAAGGCGGCGAATGTCGAATTCGTCAAAATGATCCAAATCGGTGGTGCTATGGTCACTGTCGTTGTCCGCGGAGATGTAGGCAGTGTTAAAGCTGCAGTTGATTCCGGGCGCGAAGTGGTTCAACGCATTGGAACACTGGTCGCCAGTCATGTCATCGCAAATCCCCATCCGGATCTGCTCAAGGTTTATATCGCTTAA
- the infC gene encoding translation initiation factor IF-3, protein MSVFIKRHGDLTKSKRRSVIKDNYNRGFYRGNSNQFSTRVNGRIRVPEVRVIDDQGNMMGIMNTRDALTLAQQRGVDLVEISPNAVPPVCKIVDFGKYKYEEEKKLKDAKKHQTASKVKELKFHINIASHDYTTKINHAIEFLEDGDKVKLIVELRRREMSHRELGMGLMQQIKTDLTEFGNLEAEPKAIGRNILMFYNPLPANQREKLKKEHHEIHHNDGELVKSIIEKVLVRKLDKPQTGTEKEFKNSPFDRVKT, encoded by the coding sequence GTGTCAGTTTTTATAAAAAGACATGGCGATTTGACGAAATCAAAAAGGAGAAGTGTTATAAAAGATAATTATAATCGGGGTTTCTACCGTGGGAACAGTAACCAGTTTTCAACACGTGTGAATGGTAGGATTCGTGTTCCGGAAGTACGCGTCATTGATGATCAGGGAAATATGATGGGTATTATGAATACCCGTGATGCCTTGACGCTGGCACAACAAAGAGGGGTGGATCTGGTGGAGATTTCACCAAATGCAGTGCCTCCGGTATGTAAGATCGTTGATTTTGGTAAGTATAAATATGAGGAGGAGAAGAAGCTTAAGGATGCTAAAAAGCATCAGACTGCTTCTAAGGTGAAAGAACTTAAGTTTCACATCAATATCGCCTCGCATGATTATACGACAAAAATCAACCATGCCATTGAATTTTTAGAAGATGGTGACAAGGTGAAGTTGATTGTTGAATTGAGGCGCCGCGAGATGTCCCACCGGGAGCTCGGAATGGGGCTGATGCAGCAAATCAAGACTGATTTAACAGAATTTGGAAATTTGGAGGCGGAGCCAAAGGCAATCGGACGTAATATTCTGATGTTTTATAATCCGCTTCCTGCGAATCAACGTGAGAAATTAAAAAAAGAACATCACGAGATCCATCATAATGATGGGGAGTTAGTGAAAAGCATAATTGAAAAAGTCTTAGTTCGTAAACTGGATAAACCCCAGACTGGAACTGAAAAAGAATTTAAGAATAGCCCATTTGACAGGGTTAAAACATAA
- a CDS encoding BMC domain-containing protein: MSQQALGFIETRGLVALVEATDAMLKSANVKLVGYQQVGNAMVTSVVTGDVAAVKAATEAGRTAAAAIGGEIITTSVIPRPHDEILGILPKTK, from the coding sequence ATGTCACAACAAGCATTAGGATTCATTGAAACACGTGGGCTCGTCGCATTGGTCGAGGCTACCGACGCGATGCTCAAAAGCGCGAATGTTAAACTCGTGGGTTACCAACAAGTCGGTAACGCCATGGTCACGAGCGTTGTCACCGGTGATGTCGCCGCTGTTAAAGCCGCAACAGAGGCTGGTCGTACAGCCGCCGCCGCTATTGGTGGAGAAATTATTACCACCAGCGTGATTCCCCGTCCTCATGACGAAATCCTGGGTATACTCCCCAAGACAAAATAA
- a CDS encoding class I SAM-dependent methyltransferase → MSKQINSDDIFDAFQSLAKDNVELLPVQFKSRVTGAQYEPLYNLIHKYVAENSRVLDWGCGNGHFSYFAVKCGFQTHAYSFANEALIRFLEENFSSSFEYSTARDADPVNLPFTAESYNVVTSVGVLEHVRETGGDERASMKEINRVLIPGGLFICGHFPNKYSYIEKINSKIPAQHHHVYKYIRADIEEFCNDTGFEILETGRYGFIPRNCWNRLPVRMSQSNTVSATVRYFDTIFKYLFPRYCQNHYFVAQKK, encoded by the coding sequence ATGTCAAAACAGATCAATAGTGATGATATCTTTGATGCTTTCCAATCCCTAGCAAAGGATAATGTAGAGCTCCTTCCGGTTCAGTTTAAAAGCAGGGTAACAGGTGCACAATACGAGCCTTTATATAATTTAATACACAAGTATGTGGCGGAAAATAGCCGAGTTTTGGATTGGGGATGTGGGAATGGACATTTTAGTTATTTTGCCGTGAAGTGCGGATTCCAGACACATGCATATTCTTTCGCAAATGAAGCTCTCATTAGATTTCTAGAGGAGAATTTTTCATCCAGTTTTGAATATAGTACGGCTCGCGATGCTGATCCTGTTAATCTGCCATTTACTGCCGAATCATATAATGTCGTGACAAGTGTAGGGGTGTTAGAGCATGTGAGAGAAACAGGCGGAGATGAAAGAGCCAGTATGAAAGAGATTAATCGTGTGCTGATTCCAGGGGGGCTTTTTATTTGCGGCCACTTTCCCAATAAGTATAGTTATATCGAAAAAATCAACTCCAAGATACCCGCGCAACATCATCATGTTTATAAGTATATAAGGGCTGATATAGAGGAGTTCTGTAATGATACGGGGTTTGAAATTCTTGAGACTGGGCGTTATGGGTTTATACCTAGGAACTGTTGGAATCGTCTGCCTGTACGGATGAGTCAGTCTAATACGGTATCTGCTACAGTCAGGTACTTTGACACGATATTTAAATATCTTTTCCCGAGGTACTGTCAAAACCATTATTTTGTTGCTCAAAAAAAATAA
- a CDS encoding acetate/propionate family kinase, translating to MSSVQKNKILVANIGSTSFKFVVFSMPDETFLCKGGVERIGSQDGIYSYQKMGGIAQKKTCPIPDYPTAIHMAFESMMDTEEGVITSMDEVKAIGFKPVMAKGISGTVEMTEDVLKAMEEIYTLLPAHNPPYVNAVRLFQKDYPEIPCVGTFETAFYDHVPEQNTRFAIPQEWHDKYGIRRNGFHGASHRFVTERAAEILGAGNLRMISCHLGGSSSIAAVKGGVAVDSSWGMTPQSGLPQNNRVGDFDSFALIYLIRDLGLGVEKVEQMLMKEAGLKGMAGTPTGDLRDVLKAADEGSVDAQMALKVLVKNIRNYIGQFLVELGGCDVLIFTAGIAENNPWLREAICAGLDGLGIELDLETNKTAPKTEVTLSKPSSKTRIMLIPTSEETIIARNAWKLLHQ from the coding sequence ATGTCGTCCGTGCAAAAAAATAAAATACTCGTAGCCAATATTGGAAGTACTTCGTTCAAATTCGTTGTATTTTCGATGCCCGATGAGACTTTCCTCTGTAAAGGAGGGGTGGAACGGATTGGTTCGCAGGACGGTATCTATTCTTATCAAAAGATGGGCGGGATAGCGCAGAAGAAAACCTGTCCGATTCCAGATTATCCGACCGCCATTCATATGGCTTTTGAATCCATGATGGATACCGAGGAAGGTGTGATTACCTCCATGGACGAAGTCAAAGCGATTGGGTTCAAACCGGTAATGGCCAAGGGAATCAGTGGGACTGTGGAAATGACCGAGGATGTGCTCAAGGCCATGGAGGAAATCTATACCCTCCTGCCCGCGCATAATCCGCCGTATGTAAATGCGGTGCGTCTTTTTCAGAAGGACTATCCAGAGATTCCCTGTGTCGGTACATTCGAAACAGCCTTCTACGACCATGTTCCCGAGCAGAATACCCGATTTGCCATTCCTCAAGAGTGGCATGATAAATACGGGATTCGCCGCAACGGGTTCCATGGAGCCAGCCACCGGTTTGTGACTGAGCGTGCCGCCGAGATTTTAGGTGCGGGCAATTTGCGGATGATTTCCTGCCATTTGGGGGGGAGTTCATCGATTGCTGCGGTCAAGGGTGGTGTGGCTGTGGATTCGAGTTGGGGAATGACACCGCAGAGTGGTTTGCCCCAAAATAACCGTGTCGGTGACTTTGATAGCTTTGCACTGATCTACCTGATCCGCGACCTGGGTTTGGGCGTGGAAAAAGTAGAGCAAATGCTCATGAAAGAAGCCGGACTCAAAGGAATGGCGGGCACACCCACAGGGGATTTGCGCGATGTCTTGAAGGCTGCTGATGAAGGAAGCGTGGATGCGCAAATGGCACTGAAAGTCCTGGTGAAGAATATTCGGAATTATATCGGTCAATTCCTTGTCGAGCTTGGTGGTTGTGATGTATTGATCTTCACAGCCGGTATTGCCGAAAATAACCCTTGGCTGCGTGAAGCAATTTGCGCGGGTCTCGACGGGCTCGGGATTGAGCTCGACTTAGAAACTAATAAAACAGCACCCAAAACGGAAGTAACGCTCTCGAAGCCTTCGAGTAAAACGCGCATCATGTTGATCCCGACATCGGAAGAAACGATTATCGCGCGGAATGCTTGGAAGCTTCTGCATCAATAA